The DNA window CAATAACACAACTTATTACCTGAATCATAACAGTACATATACATATCTATACAGCCGGTCTAAACAATATATGACGTCAAATCCGGCCGGCTGGTTAATTATATATCTCATCTGATCACACTGTAGTTATCACAGCTTAATCATTTTATTTATGCAATACGCCGTACGTACATGCACActcgcatgcatgcatgcatgatgcATATAGCCTAGTACGGGCTCACCCCGGGGAAGTTGCCTGGCGGGTTGTAGCTGCAGATGATGAACACACCGTCGCCGCTGTCGCAGACGACGCGGGCGCAACCGATGGCCGcggtcccgccgccgccgcctccgtaGAGGTTCTCCCCGTACTGCCCGCCTGAATGTACCAGCTGGCAGTCGCCGCGGCGCTGATCCGCGTAGTCCTGCGCGAAGGCTGCCACGGTAGCGTCCCATGTCACCTCCCCAAGGCCCACGTCAGCGCGCGCCGCGTTGTGGGCGTCCACGAAGTCCTGCTCCGAGTTCTGGGCCGTGACCGCCATGGCGGACGCGAGAGCTAAGAGCACCACTACTGCTAGCTTCGGCGAGTACTCCATCGCTGACTAAGCCTTACAAAACTAATCAAGGAAGATGTATCTGTAACGATGAGATAGACTGCCACCATGCGTACGTTGTGTATTTGTACTGCCTGCACAAGATCGATTGCTTCTCTGAGGTATAACTAAGCTTGAAAAGTTTCATAGAAAAATATATCTCGACGAAGTACACTGGTCAAATTCGAAGCACATGTGCGCGCGTTGAGGTAGTCAGATATCATCGTGGGCGGCCTGTTATTTCTTCTGATCGAGATTACCTCTACCGATGTGGAGGAACTTCGTCATTTGATCTCGTGGCACGAACCTAGCTACCTAATAACTCCATCATCTTCATTGTCTGAGAAGAGGTCAGGTCGTAGTAGTCGGGACACACGTACCAAGTAGCTCGCCAACTAGGTGCTAGTGGTACAAACGTGTAAAATGATTAAGGTGAAGAATATTTCTTTCGGGTTCAAGTTGTACAACTTGTTAAGGCAATTGGTACTCGCACGTAAGAACCTTTTTTGCTTGTAATTGAGTCGTTCTAATACTGTGTGCCGGTTGGTACATAGGATTTAGTTTTCCGTTGGCGATAATATATGAGCAGCTAACATATCTCTTTTATTTTGCTTTGTCATGCCTCTATCATTTTCATGTGGAATGCAACTTCCGTAACAACCCCCCTACCCCCTCCCATGCACCATTTTTTATTATGTATTGTGACTAGAAGCCAATTTGTGCTTCTCCCGGGAACAAGACAAAAGTCAGTTTGTTCTATAAATTGGAATGTTGTTTGTGGTCCTTGTTGTTAGCCAAATGAGTGCTAATTTTCTTGTTCAACTTCATGCGAGATTGATTTAAC is part of the Triticum urartu cultivar G1812 unplaced genomic scaffold, Tu2.1 TuUngrouped_contig_5284, whole genome shotgun sequence genome and encodes:
- the LOC125529017 gene encoding pathogenesis-related protein PRB1-2-like, whose translation is MEYSPKLAVVVLLALASAMAVTAQNSEQDFVDAHNAARADVGLGEVTWDATVAAFAQDYADQRRGDCQLVHSGGQYGENLYGGGGGGTAAIGCARVVCDSGDGVFIICSYNPPGNFPGVSPY